A single region of the Nocardioides ochotonae genome encodes:
- a CDS encoding DNA gyrase/topoisomerase IV subunit B, whose product MPPSRSVPASEVGVSQVDSTQHAVRISRQRRSPTIADNTYNAAHLLVLEGLEAVRKRPGMYIGSTDTRGLMHCLWEIIDNGVDEALGGHARSVEVTLHPDGSAEIHDDGRGIPTDKEPKTGLPGVEVVATKLHAGGKFGGGSYVATGGLHGVGLSVVNALSTRMDIDVQRSPAAQGISFRRGVPGVFATEGPDAEFEPRSGLTRKGARVPKGRSGTTIRFWPDRQIFTKDATWVFDELVARARQTSFIVPGLELVIRDLRGPEMVEEKFRHDGGIAEFAEFLAADEPVTDVLRLQGAGTFTETVPLLDDKGHMTPQEVERELQVDVAVRWGTGYETQVRSFVNVIATPKGGTHVSGFEQAATRTFNDAMKAAKVLKVNDDDVTKDDVLEGMTAVVTVRLAEPQFEGQTKEILGTPAARSVVRKVVAAELKEFLTSTKRHEKAQARLVMEKVLGAAKTRIAARQHKETQRRKNALESSTLPAKLADCRSTDNDRTELFIVEGDSALGTAKLARNSGFQALLPIRGKILNVQKASVGDMLKNAECASIIQVVGAGSGRSFDLDARRYGRIIFMADADSDGAHIRCLLATLFFKYMPDLIREGRVYSAVPPLHRIELSNPKKGMDKYVYTYSDDELQRKLAELKKKNVRWKDPVQRYKGLGEMDADQLAETTMDPRRRTLRRITIDDADAATNVFELLMGSEVAPRKEFIVQGAYEVDVETLDA is encoded by the coding sequence ATGCCCCCTTCCCGCAGCGTGCCTGCGTCGGAGGTCGGCGTGTCGCAGGTAGATTCGACGCAGCACGCCGTACGGATTTCTCGCCAGCGCAGGAGCCCCACGATCGCCGACAACACCTACAACGCCGCCCACCTTCTGGTCCTCGAGGGCCTCGAGGCGGTCCGCAAGCGACCGGGGATGTACATCGGCTCCACGGACACCCGCGGCCTCATGCACTGCCTGTGGGAGATCATCGACAACGGCGTGGACGAGGCCCTCGGCGGGCACGCGCGCAGCGTCGAGGTCACCCTCCACCCGGACGGCTCCGCGGAGATCCACGACGACGGGCGCGGCATCCCGACCGACAAGGAGCCCAAGACCGGGCTGCCCGGCGTCGAGGTCGTGGCGACCAAGCTGCACGCCGGCGGCAAGTTCGGCGGCGGCTCGTACGTCGCCACCGGCGGCCTGCACGGCGTCGGCCTGTCGGTGGTCAATGCGCTCTCCACGCGCATGGACATCGACGTGCAGCGCTCCCCGGCCGCCCAGGGGATCTCGTTCCGCCGCGGCGTGCCCGGTGTGTTCGCGACCGAGGGTCCGGACGCCGAGTTCGAGCCGCGCTCGGGGCTGACCCGCAAGGGCGCCCGCGTCCCCAAGGGTCGCAGCGGCACCACCATCCGGTTCTGGCCGGACCGCCAGATCTTCACCAAGGACGCCACCTGGGTCTTCGACGAGCTCGTCGCCCGGGCCCGGCAGACCTCCTTCATCGTCCCCGGGCTCGAGCTGGTCATCCGCGACCTGCGCGGCCCGGAGATGGTCGAGGAGAAGTTCCGCCACGACGGCGGCATCGCGGAGTTCGCCGAGTTCCTCGCCGCCGACGAGCCGGTGACCGACGTGCTGCGCCTGCAGGGCGCCGGCACCTTCACCGAGACCGTGCCGCTGCTCGACGACAAGGGCCACATGACGCCCCAGGAGGTCGAGCGCGAGCTGCAGGTGGACGTGGCCGTGCGCTGGGGCACGGGCTACGAGACCCAGGTGCGCTCCTTCGTCAACGTCATCGCCACCCCGAAGGGCGGCACGCACGTGTCGGGCTTCGAGCAGGCGGCGACCCGCACCTTCAACGACGCCATGAAGGCCGCCAAGGTGCTCAAGGTCAACGACGACGACGTCACCAAGGACGACGTGCTCGAGGGCATGACCGCGGTCGTGACCGTGCGCCTCGCCGAGCCGCAGTTCGAGGGCCAGACCAAGGAGATCCTCGGCACTCCTGCGGCCCGCAGCGTGGTGCGCAAGGTGGTCGCCGCGGAGCTCAAGGAGTTCCTGACCTCGACCAAGCGCCACGAGAAGGCCCAGGCCCGCCTGGTCATGGAGAAGGTCCTCGGCGCCGCCAAGACCCGGATCGCCGCCCGTCAGCACAAGGAGACCCAGCGCCGCAAGAACGCGCTGGAGTCCTCGACGCTGCCGGCCAAGCTCGCCGACTGCCGCTCCACCGACAACGACCGCACCGAGCTGTTCATCGTCGAGGGTGACTCCGCGCTCGGCACGGCCAAGCTCGCGCGCAACTCGGGGTTCCAGGCGCTGCTGCCGATCCGCGGCAAGATCCTCAACGTGCAGAAGGCCTCGGTCGGCGACATGCTGAAGAACGCCGAGTGCGCCTCGATCATCCAGGTGGTGGGCGCGGGCTCGGGTCGCAGCTTCGACCTCGACGCACGGCGCTACGGCCGGATCATCTTCATGGCCGACGCCGACTCCGACGGCGCGCACATCCGCTGCCTGCTGGCGACGCTGTTCTTCAAGTACATGCCCGACCTGATCCGCGAGGGCCGGGTCTACTCGGCGGTGCCGCCGCTGCACCGCATCGAGCTGTCCAACCCGAAGAAGGGCATGGACAAGTACGTCTACACCTATTCCGACGACGAGCTCCAGCGCAAGCTCGCCGAGCTGAAGAAGAAGAACGTGCGCTGGAAGGACCCGGTGCAGCGCTACAAGGGTCTCGGCGAGATGGACGCCGACCAGCTCGCGGAGACCACGATGGACCCGCGGCGCCGTACGCTGCGCCGCATCACCATCGACGACGCCGACGCCGCGACCAACGTCTTCGAGCTGCTGATGGGCTCCGAGGTCGCCCCGCGCAAGGAGTTCATCGTGCAGGGCGCCTACGAGGTGGACGTCGAGACGCTCGACGCCTGA
- a CDS encoding LppX_LprAFG lipoprotein codes for MRRSLRAPALVAALVLALTASACSGDDGSGGDSSPEEVLAEAKETFDETSGVRITLHTDDLPEGLEGLIGAEGVGTPAPAFEGTIKVRYAGFEPDVPIVAVDDVVYAQLPLSTGWSDIDPGEYGAPDPAALMSPETGFSSLLPATTDLEQGEQVRGGTDNRDVLTEYTGTLPGSAVENFIASASGDFDATYTVSDDGELREMVLTGVFYPDSESMTYTIGFSDYGTSQDITAP; via the coding sequence ATGCGCCGATCCCTCCGCGCCCCTGCTCTCGTCGCCGCGCTCGTCCTGGCCCTGACCGCGAGCGCGTGCTCCGGCGACGACGGCTCCGGCGGGGACTCCTCGCCCGAGGAGGTCCTGGCCGAGGCCAAGGAGACCTTCGACGAGACCAGTGGCGTGCGGATCACCCTGCACACCGACGACCTCCCCGAGGGGCTGGAGGGCCTGATCGGCGCCGAGGGCGTCGGCACGCCTGCGCCGGCGTTCGAGGGGACCATCAAGGTCCGCTACGCCGGGTTCGAGCCCGACGTGCCGATCGTCGCGGTCGACGACGTGGTCTACGCCCAGCTCCCGCTGAGCACCGGCTGGTCCGACATCGACCCCGGCGAGTACGGCGCGCCCGACCCGGCCGCGCTGATGAGCCCCGAGACCGGCTTCTCCTCGCTGCTACCGGCCACCACCGACCTCGAGCAGGGCGAGCAGGTCCGCGGCGGGACCGACAACCGCGACGTGCTGACCGAGTACACCGGCACCCTGCCCGGCTCCGCGGTGGAGAACTTCATCGCGAGCGCGTCGGGCGACTTCGACGCGACGTACACCGTCTCCGACGACGGCGAGCTGCGCGAGATGGTGCTGACCGGGGTCTTCTACCCCGACTCGGAGTCGATGACCTACACGATCGGGTTCAGCGACTACGGCACCAGCCAGGACATCACCGCCCCGTGA
- a CDS encoding RNA polymerase sigma factor, whose protein sequence is MPAEVLAHPAVVALIERGKPTGTLSPEDVRQASEDAAVEPRHLKALMAHLSSVGISIDLGAASSRAVAATSARKTTTATAKKATAKKAAAKKAAAPAAKAATAAAVAAPVIGPDGKKILPDLPDEQFEKDVATDPTIKEDEKEAAFVVSDADDAGEPEQQVMVAGATADPVKDYLKQIGKVPLLNAEMEVELAKRIEAGLFSEEKLAKGGKIRPALQEELEWIAEDGRRAKNHLLEANLRLVVSLAKRYTGRGMLFLDLIQEGNLGLIRAVEKFDYTKGYKFSTYATWWIRQAITRAMADQARTIRIPVHMVEVINKLARVQRQMLQDLGREPTPEELAKELDMTPEKVVEVQKYGREPISLHTPLGEDGDSEFGDLIEDSEAIVPADAVSFTLLQEQLHAVLDTLSEREAGVVSMRFGLTDGQPKTLDEIGKVYGVTRERIRQIESKTMSKLRHPSRSQVLRDYLD, encoded by the coding sequence ATCCCTGCCGAGGTGCTGGCGCACCCTGCCGTCGTGGCCCTGATCGAGCGTGGGAAGCCCACCGGCACCCTGTCGCCCGAGGATGTCCGCCAGGCCAGTGAGGACGCTGCTGTCGAGCCGCGGCACCTCAAGGCGCTGATGGCCCACCTGAGCTCCGTGGGGATCTCGATCGACCTCGGTGCGGCGAGCAGCCGCGCGGTCGCCGCGACGAGTGCCCGCAAGACCACCACCGCGACGGCCAAGAAGGCGACGGCGAAGAAGGCCGCCGCCAAGAAGGCCGCCGCTCCGGCTGCGAAGGCCGCCACCGCGGCCGCCGTTGCCGCGCCGGTGATCGGGCCCGATGGCAAGAAGATCCTTCCCGACCTGCCCGACGAGCAGTTCGAGAAGGACGTCGCCACCGACCCGACGATCAAGGAGGACGAGAAGGAAGCCGCCTTCGTCGTCTCCGACGCCGACGACGCCGGTGAGCCCGAGCAGCAGGTCATGGTCGCCGGTGCGACCGCCGACCCGGTCAAGGACTACCTCAAGCAGATCGGCAAGGTGCCCCTCCTCAACGCCGAGATGGAGGTCGAGCTCGCCAAGCGGATCGAGGCCGGCCTCTTCTCCGAGGAGAAGCTCGCGAAGGGCGGCAAGATCCGCCCCGCGCTCCAGGAGGAGCTGGAGTGGATCGCCGAGGACGGGCGTCGCGCCAAGAACCACCTCCTCGAGGCCAACCTGCGCCTCGTCGTCTCGCTCGCCAAGCGCTACACCGGCCGCGGCATGCTGTTCCTGGACCTGATCCAGGAGGGCAACCTCGGTCTGATCCGCGCGGTCGAGAAGTTCGACTACACCAAGGGCTACAAGTTCTCGACGTACGCCACGTGGTGGATCCGCCAGGCGATCACGCGCGCGATGGCCGACCAGGCCCGCACCATCCGTATCCCGGTGCACATGGTCGAGGTCATCAACAAGCTCGCCCGCGTGCAGCGCCAGATGCTCCAGGACCTGGGTCGCGAGCCCACGCCGGAGGAGCTGGCCAAGGAGCTCGACATGACCCCCGAGAAGGTCGTCGAGGTCCAGAAGTACGGCCGTGAGCCGATCTCGCTGCACACCCCGCTCGGCGAGGACGGCGACTCCGAGTTCGGCGACCTGATCGAGGACTCCGAGGCGATCGTCCCGGCCGACGCGGTCAGCTTCACCCTGCTCCAGGAGCAGCTGCACGCCGTGCTCGACACGCTCTCCGAGCGAGAGGCCGGCGTGGTCTCGATGCGCTTCGGGCTCACCGACGGTCAGCCCAAGACCCTCGACGAGATCGGCAAGGTCTACGGCGTGACCCGCGAGCGGATCCGCCAGATCGAGTCCAAGACGATGTCGAAGCTGCGCCACCCGTCGCGCTCGCAGGTCCTGCGCGACTACCTCGACTGA
- a CDS encoding beta-class carbonic anhydrase, with amino-acid sequence MDNDNEFADLLAANRDFASDFRYSGFDGIAKAGIAIVTCMDSRIDPLGMLGLEPGDAKIFRNPGGRVTEAAMEAIVLGAHLLNVQRVLVVPHTRCAVASNSEEEIAARVSESAGTDATWHRFHVVEDQRRTLEMDVRKVRSHPLIPERVLVGGFIYDVDTGLLDQIV; translated from the coding sequence GTGGACAACGACAACGAATTCGCTGACCTGCTCGCTGCGAACCGTGACTTCGCCTCGGACTTCCGCTACAGCGGCTTCGACGGCATCGCGAAGGCCGGGATCGCCATCGTCACCTGCATGGACTCGCGCATCGACCCCCTCGGGATGCTCGGCCTCGAGCCGGGCGACGCCAAGATCTTCCGCAACCCCGGCGGCCGCGTGACCGAGGCTGCGATGGAGGCCATCGTCCTGGGCGCACACCTGCTGAACGTGCAGCGCGTGCTCGTGGTCCCCCACACCCGCTGCGCCGTCGCCTCGAACTCCGAGGAGGAGATCGCCGCGCGCGTCTCCGAGTCCGCCGGCACCGACGCCACCTGGCACCGCTTCCACGTGGTCGAGGACCAGCGCCGCACCCTGGAGATGGACGTCCGCAAGGTCCGCAGCCACCCGCTGATCCCCGAGCGCGTCCTCGTGGGCGGGTTCATCTACGACGTCGACACCGGGCTCCTCGACCAGATCGTCTGA
- a CDS encoding DOMON domain-containing protein, with translation MHTTDGRTTPRRRRRGIAALAAGAVAATVLGTAAPAAAERGSYTDPADATASLNDLRRVTVAHNDGPLRLRVRVTDLRATSDGGPAGLSVWVDTDRSTRGPDLRLGTGLQSGTDYQLVRTTGWKPSSEVLTCPYSVRLRPAKDVVDLRISRPCLGGDTDEVRVAVLMDDRFDPSHPVRDWLGARRSFTPWLDRG, from the coding sequence GTGCACACCACTGATGGCAGGACCACTCCGCGACGACGTCGCCGAGGGATCGCCGCGCTCGCGGCGGGAGCCGTCGCCGCGACGGTGCTCGGCACCGCCGCGCCCGCGGCCGCCGAGCGCGGGAGCTACACCGACCCCGCGGACGCCACCGCGTCGCTCAACGACCTGCGCCGCGTGACCGTGGCCCACAACGACGGCCCGCTGCGTCTGCGGGTGCGCGTCACCGACCTGCGTGCGACGAGCGACGGGGGACCCGCGGGTCTGTCCGTCTGGGTCGACACCGACCGCAGCACCCGCGGCCCGGACCTGCGCCTGGGCACCGGCCTGCAGAGCGGGACCGACTACCAGCTGGTCCGCACCACCGGCTGGAAGCCGAGCAGCGAGGTCCTGACCTGCCCGTACTCGGTGCGGCTGCGCCCGGCCAAGGACGTGGTGGACCTGCGGATCTCGCGGCCCTGCTTGGGCGGGGACACCGACGAGGTGCGGGTCGCGGTGCTCATGGACGACCGCTTCGACCCCTCGCACCCGGTGCGGGACTGGCTGGGGGCGCGCCGCTCGTTCACCCCATGGCTCGACCGCGGCTGA
- a CDS encoding DUF7455 domain-containing protein, with amino-acid sequence MIRNEADVTTALAPSTPLTAADRCDRCGAQAYLRVELQTGGELLFCAHHAREHGDKLKEIAANVIDETHKLGGTSVTSGEDR; translated from the coding sequence ATGATCAGAAATGAGGCCGATGTGACCACTGCACTTGCCCCCAGCACTCCGCTGACGGCAGCGGACCGCTGTGACCGTTGCGGAGCCCAGGCCTACCTTCGCGTGGAGCTCCAGACCGGCGGCGAGCTGCTCTTCTGTGCTCACCACGCACGCGAGCACGGCGACAAGCTCAAGGAGATCGCGGCCAACGTGATCGACGAGACCCACAAGCTCGGCGGCACCTCGGTGACGTCCGGCGAGGACCGCTGA
- a CDS encoding nitroreductase, whose protein sequence is MPSLSTRSVAEVAAARHSCRAFTDRSVEPALVRELLQTAQLAPSWCNVQPWQVHVTAGDQTDALRRFLAERIPEATASYDVTPPGPYTGVHAERRRQSGLALYDSVGIAREDKAARFAQAWRNFTFFDAPHVAVLSVDSDLGPYALVDAGVWLSHFLLAATDVGVATIAQAAIASYSPLVREFFDLPDERHVVCAVSFGYADEGDVVNDFRTTRADLADVVDARGFDSWE, encoded by the coding sequence GTGCCGTCCTTGTCCACCCGATCGGTCGCCGAGGTGGCCGCCGCCCGGCACAGCTGCCGGGCCTTCACCGACCGTTCCGTCGAGCCAGCTCTCGTCCGCGAGCTGCTCCAGACCGCGCAGCTCGCGCCGTCGTGGTGCAACGTGCAGCCGTGGCAGGTGCACGTGACCGCCGGCGACCAGACCGACGCGCTGCGCCGCTTCCTCGCCGAGCGGATCCCGGAGGCCACCGCGTCGTACGACGTCACGCCACCGGGGCCCTACACCGGCGTCCACGCCGAACGGCGCCGCCAGTCCGGTCTGGCGCTCTACGACAGCGTGGGCATCGCCCGCGAGGACAAGGCGGCCCGGTTCGCGCAGGCCTGGCGCAACTTCACCTTCTTCGACGCCCCGCACGTGGCGGTCCTCAGCGTCGACAGTGACCTCGGCCCGTACGCCCTCGTGGACGCCGGGGTCTGGCTCTCGCACTTCCTGCTGGCGGCCACCGACGTCGGCGTCGCCACGATCGCCCAGGCGGCGATCGCGTCGTACTCGCCGCTGGTCCGGGAGTTCTTCGACCTCCCCGACGAGCGGCACGTGGTCTGCGCCGTCAGCTTCGGGTACGCCGACGAGGGCGACGTCGTCAACGACTTCCGCACCACCCGCGCCGACCTGGCCGACGTGGTGGACGCCCGGGGGTTCGACTCATGGGAGTGA
- a CDS encoding MFS transporter — translation MLSSPRLLLALASVAVAFAAADTYVVVLVLPEMSGSVGISPEELQRSAPIVSGFLLGYVAMLPLIGRIADLRGRVPVLVAALVLFAIGSLITTFAYDMTSMVGGRFLQGVGGGGLVPATLALVADLYPAHRRGVPLGVVSAVQEIGSVLGPLFGAVVMALADDWRVIFAVNLLVGVVLALAVRAAARGARSTADGPAFTDSPRARFDWPGLGLALVLLLSAGLVFTLPPPLLRDLTWGQLFIPVVGSGRWLTPVGLVAIAALVLLVARCLTARRPLVDLRGWARSAREADLVGALYLSVALGGVVLAFATADPRIEVFSDQGLWYLLGAALAAGAFVWHVRRAADPIVPRGALRAVPAWGAVVVSFFVGAALIAALIDIPLFARSTVHRDSQLLAALVLVRFLVALPVGAVLGGFLTRRVSAGVVTAAGMGLAAVGFGWMSTWEADALEHLSANVPLVLTGLGFGLALAPVNAAVLASTAQAVHGVASALVVVARMVGMLVGISALTTLGLRAYYAEHGDLPTVREVCEGASRCPAYSDLLREAGVAQEQTVFLGAAGCAVVAAVLALALFRGAATRALPPSDLLRSAG, via the coding sequence GTGCTGAGCAGCCCACGCCTCCTCCTCGCGCTCGCCTCGGTCGCGGTGGCCTTCGCCGCCGCCGACACCTACGTCGTGGTCCTGGTGCTGCCGGAGATGAGCGGGTCGGTCGGGATCTCGCCGGAGGAGCTCCAGCGCTCGGCGCCGATCGTGTCCGGCTTCCTGCTCGGGTACGTCGCGATGCTCCCGCTGATCGGGCGGATCGCCGACCTGCGCGGCCGGGTGCCGGTGCTGGTCGCGGCGCTGGTGCTCTTCGCCATCGGTTCGCTGATCACCACCTTCGCCTACGACATGACCTCGATGGTGGGCGGCCGGTTCCTCCAGGGCGTGGGCGGCGGCGGGCTGGTGCCCGCGACGCTGGCGCTGGTGGCGGACCTCTACCCCGCCCACCGCCGCGGGGTGCCGCTCGGTGTGGTCTCGGCCGTGCAGGAGATCGGCAGCGTGCTGGGACCGCTGTTCGGCGCCGTGGTGATGGCGCTCGCCGATGACTGGCGGGTGATCTTCGCGGTCAACCTGCTGGTGGGCGTCGTGCTCGCCCTCGCCGTCCGGGCCGCGGCTCGCGGCGCCCGCTCCACGGCCGACGGACCCGCATTCACCGACTCCCCGCGGGCCCGCTTCGACTGGCCGGGGCTGGGACTGGCCCTGGTGCTGCTGCTCAGCGCGGGGCTCGTGTTCACCCTGCCGCCGCCGCTGCTGCGCGACCTGACCTGGGGACAGCTGTTCATCCCGGTCGTCGGCAGCGGCCGCTGGCTGACCCCGGTCGGGCTGGTCGCGATCGCGGCGCTCGTGCTGCTGGTCGCGCGCTGCCTCACCGCACGCCGGCCGCTCGTGGACCTGCGCGGCTGGGCCCGCAGCGCCCGGGAGGCCGATCTGGTCGGAGCGCTGTACCTCTCCGTCGCGCTGGGCGGGGTGGTGCTCGCCTTCGCCACCGCCGACCCCAGGATCGAGGTCTTCTCCGACCAGGGGCTGTGGTACCTGCTCGGCGCCGCGCTCGCCGCCGGCGCCTTCGTCTGGCACGTACGCCGCGCCGCGGACCCGATCGTGCCGCGTGGCGCGCTGCGCGCCGTACCGGCCTGGGGCGCGGTGGTGGTGAGCTTCTTCGTGGGCGCAGCCCTGATCGCGGCGCTCATCGACATCCCGCTGTTCGCCCGCTCGACGGTGCACCGCGACTCCCAGCTGCTCGCCGCGCTCGTATTGGTGCGGTTCCTGGTGGCGCTGCCGGTCGGCGCCGTCCTCGGCGGGTTCCTGACCCGCCGGGTGAGCGCCGGCGTCGTGACCGCCGCGGGGATGGGCCTGGCCGCGGTCGGCTTCGGCTGGATGAGCACCTGGGAGGCCGACGCGCTCGAGCACCTGTCCGCCAACGTGCCGCTGGTGCTGACCGGGCTCGGGTTCGGCCTGGCGCTGGCACCGGTGAACGCCGCCGTCCTGGCGAGCACCGCCCAGGCGGTGCACGGGGTGGCCAGCGCGCTGGTCGTGGTGGCCCGGATGGTCGGCATGCTCGTCGGCATCTCGGCGCTGACCACGCTCGGACTGCGCGCCTACTACGCCGAACACGGCGACCTCCCTACGGTCCGCGAGGTCTGCGAGGGCGCCAGCCGGTGCCCGGCGTACTCCGACCTGCTGCGCGAGGCCGGGGTGGCCCAGGAGCAGACGGTGTTCCTGGGCGCGGCGGGGTGCGCCGTGGTCGCGGCTGTGCTCGCCCTGGCGCTGTTCCGCGGCGCCGCGACGCGGGCGCTTCCGCCCAGCGACCTGCTGCGTTCGGCGGGCTGA
- a CDS encoding DNA gyrase/topoisomerase IV subunit A: MARRSKTPELPDDFEEHILDTDIQQEMESSFLEYAYSVIYSRALPDARDGLKPVQRRILYTMNDMRLLPDRGHVKSARVVGEVMGRLHPHGDSAIYDAMVRMAQPWSMRVPFIDGHGNFGSPDDSPAAMRYTEARMAPAAVAMTESIDEDTVDFRPNYDSRELEPSVLPAAIPNLVVNGTTGIAVGMATNMAPHNLIEVVQALRHLIKTPRASLEDLMRFIPGPDLPTGGKIVGLSGIRDAYETGRGVFKMRATARIETIGRRKGIVVTELPYGVGTEKVMDRIKTQVQAKKLLGIADLKDLTDRENGLQLVIEVKNGFHPEAILEQLYKQTPMEDSFGVNNVALVEGQPRTMGLKEMLEVFLEHRFTVVRRRSVFRRGKAADRLHLLEGLLIAILDIDEVIALIRASDSAEQARTRLMQVFDLSEAQASYILEMQLRRLTRFSKLEVEKEAEDLRRTIEELDAILGDEAQLRRVVSDELAEVAKTYGTPRRTVLLESSGSDPKAAVGPLEVADDPCFAFLGADGRLARTNNDQAVGSGGGRSNHDVIISAVRTSVRGEIGVLTSKGRVLRLGVLDLPALPASANEPNLQGGIPLQDMLALDQGERALALCSLATEGPGLALGTRQGVVKRVNPEVLNRDDWEVIRLADGDEVVGAVELSTGEETLCFVTAQAQLLQFGADAVRPQGRTGGGVAGIRLGQGDRVVFFGAFEPTEAVLVTASGSSTALPGTEAGAVKVAPFAEYPPKGRATGGVRCHRFLKGEDALVFAWAGVGPARATSDSGTPVDLPDATGRRDGSGVPVSQPIAACAGPVAARLGVPDEPAGPADGTDGPAPDPVEG; encoded by the coding sequence ATGGCACGGCGTTCGAAGACCCCTGAGCTCCCCGATGACTTCGAGGAGCACATCCTCGACACCGACATCCAGCAGGAGATGGAGTCCTCCTTCCTCGAGTACGCCTACTCCGTCATCTACTCCCGGGCGCTGCCCGACGCGCGCGACGGCCTCAAGCCGGTGCAGCGGCGCATCCTCTACACGATGAACGACATGCGGCTGCTTCCCGACCGCGGTCACGTCAAGAGCGCCCGCGTCGTCGGCGAGGTGATGGGTCGCCTGCACCCGCACGGCGACAGCGCGATCTACGACGCGATGGTGCGCATGGCGCAGCCGTGGTCGATGCGCGTGCCGTTCATCGACGGGCACGGCAACTTCGGCTCCCCCGACGACTCCCCCGCCGCGATGCGTTACACCGAGGCCCGGATGGCGCCCGCAGCCGTCGCGATGACCGAGTCGATCGACGAGGACACCGTCGACTTCCGTCCCAACTACGACAGCCGCGAGCTCGAGCCGTCGGTGCTGCCGGCGGCGATCCCCAACCTGGTCGTCAACGGCACCACCGGCATCGCCGTGGGCATGGCCACCAACATGGCGCCGCACAACCTGATCGAGGTCGTCCAGGCGCTGCGCCACCTGATCAAGACCCCGCGGGCCTCCCTCGAGGACCTGATGCGCTTCATCCCGGGTCCGGACCTGCCCACCGGCGGCAAGATCGTCGGCCTCAGCGGCATCCGCGACGCCTACGAGACCGGGCGCGGCGTGTTCAAGATGCGCGCCACCGCGCGCATCGAGACCATCGGGCGCCGCAAGGGCATCGTGGTGACCGAGCTGCCCTACGGCGTGGGCACCGAGAAGGTGATGGACCGGATCAAGACCCAGGTCCAGGCCAAGAAGCTGCTCGGCATCGCCGACCTCAAGGACCTCACCGACCGCGAGAACGGCCTCCAGCTCGTCATCGAGGTCAAGAACGGCTTCCACCCCGAGGCCATCCTCGAGCAGCTGTACAAGCAGACCCCGATGGAGGACTCCTTCGGCGTCAACAACGTCGCCCTCGTCGAGGGGCAGCCGCGCACGATGGGCCTGAAGGAGATGCTCGAGGTCTTCCTCGAGCACCGCTTCACCGTCGTACGCCGCCGCTCGGTGTTCCGGCGCGGGAAGGCCGCCGACCGCCTCCACCTCCTCGAGGGGCTGCTGATCGCGATCCTCGACATCGACGAGGTGATCGCGCTGATCCGGGCGAGCGACAGCGCCGAGCAGGCCCGCACCCGCCTGATGCAGGTCTTCGACCTCAGCGAGGCCCAGGCCAGCTACATCCTGGAGATGCAGCTGCGCCGCCTGACCCGCTTCTCCAAGCTCGAGGTGGAGAAGGAGGCTGAGGACCTGCGCCGCACCATCGAGGAGCTCGACGCGATCCTGGGCGACGAGGCCCAGCTGCGCCGGGTCGTCTCCGACGAGCTCGCCGAGGTCGCCAAGACCTACGGCACGCCGCGGCGCACCGTGCTGCTGGAGTCCTCCGGCAGCGACCCGAAGGCAGCCGTCGGGCCGCTGGAGGTCGCCGACGACCCGTGCTTCGCCTTCCTCGGCGCCGACGGGCGGCTCGCCCGCACCAACAACGACCAGGCCGTCGGCAGCGGCGGGGGCCGCAGCAACCACGACGTGATCATCTCCGCGGTGCGCACCTCGGTGCGCGGCGAGATCGGCGTGCTCACCTCGAAGGGGCGGGTGCTGCGCCTCGGCGTGCTCGACCTGCCCGCACTGCCCGCCTCGGCCAACGAGCCGAACCTCCAGGGCGGCATCCCGCTGCAGGACATGCTCGCCCTCGACCAGGGTGAGCGCGCCCTGGCGCTGTGCTCCCTGGCCACCGAGGGCCCCGGCCTCGCGCTCGGCACCCGCCAGGGCGTGGTCAAGCGGGTCAACCCCGAGGTCCTCAACCGCGACGACTGGGAGGTGATCCGGCTCGCGGACGGCGACGAGGTCGTCGGCGCGGTCGAGCTCAGCACCGGCGAGGAGACGCTCTGCTTCGTCACCGCGCAGGCCCAGCTGCTCCAGTTCGGCGCCGACGCCGTCCGTCCGCAGGGCCGCACCGGCGGCGGCGTGGCCGGCATCCGGCTCGGCCAGGGCGACCGGGTGGTGTTCTTCGGCGCCTTCGAGCCCACCGAGGCCGTCCTGGTCACCGCCTCGGGCTCCTCGACCGCCCTGCCCGGCACCGAGGCCGGCGCGGTGAAGGTGGCGCCGTTCGCGGAGTACCCGCCCAAGGGCCGCGCGACCGGCGGCGTGCGCTGCCACCGCTTCCTCAAGGGCGAGGACGCCCTGGTCTTCGCCTGGGCCGGGGTCGGCCCGGCGCGTGCGACCTCCGACAGCGGTACGCCGGTCGACCTGCCGGACGCCACCGGGCGACGCGACGGCTCCGGGGTGCCGGTCAGCCAGCCGATCGCCGCGTGCGCCGGGCCGGTCGCGGCGCGTCTCGGCGTTCCCGATGAGCCTGCCGGGCCTGCCGACGGGACCGACGGCCCGGCACCCGACCCTGTGGAAGGCTGA